A genomic region of Pseudovibrio sp. Tun.PSC04-5.I4 contains the following coding sequences:
- a CDS encoding YjjW family glycine radical enzyme activase, translated as MNLPHATVSKVIKFSCVDGPGNRLVLFLQGCNFACPSCHNPHTMKLCNDCGDCIPECPSGALTIVQGKVLHDPSICEHCDKCLDVCPINANPKVTQYSVEDVLVLLRRNKPFLNGITISGGEATTQLKFIIALFSAIKTEEKLKDLTCFIDSNGYLPNTAWQTVLPVTDGVMLDIKAFNNDLHSLLTSRSNERVLSSAKLLYDAGKLHELRYLLIPHRTDKPEELEQLKAFMLGLDVDLPLRLNAFQHHGVKGEALNWPTMQKPDVERIALELQTAGVRNVITPAVYV; from the coding sequence ATGAACTTACCCCACGCTACAGTAAGTAAGGTAATCAAGTTCTCTTGTGTGGACGGGCCGGGAAACCGGCTTGTCCTGTTTTTGCAAGGGTGCAATTTTGCCTGCCCGAGCTGCCACAACCCGCACACCATGAAGCTATGCAACGATTGCGGTGATTGCATACCGGAATGCCCAAGCGGTGCGCTGACAATAGTGCAAGGCAAGGTGCTGCATGATCCAAGTATTTGCGAGCATTGCGATAAATGTCTGGACGTCTGCCCAATCAACGCCAATCCGAAGGTGACGCAATACAGCGTTGAGGATGTGCTGGTTCTGCTGCGCCGGAATAAGCCATTTCTCAATGGCATCACCATCTCTGGCGGGGAAGCGACCACACAACTGAAGTTTATTATAGCTCTGTTTAGCGCCATCAAAACAGAAGAGAAATTGAAAGACCTCACCTGTTTTATTGACAGCAACGGCTACCTACCAAACACTGCGTGGCAAACTGTATTGCCCGTAACAGATGGCGTGATGCTGGACATCAAAGCGTTTAATAATGATCTCCACAGTCTGCTGACATCACGCAGCAACGAGCGAGTTCTCAGCTCTGCCAAACTGCTTTACGATGCAGGCAAGTTGCATGAACTGCGCTATCTCCTCATCCCGCACCGGACAGATAAACCGGAGGAACTGGAGCAACTCAAAGCGTTTATGCTTGGTCTGGATGTAGACCTACCATTGCGCCTCAACGCATTTCAGCACCACGGCGTCAAAGGCGAAGCTCTCAACTGGCCAACCATGCAAAAGCCGGATGTGGAACGCATTGCGTTAGAGCTACAAACAGCGGGCGTGAGGAATGTCATCACCCCTGCGGTTTATGTGTGA
- a CDS encoding AraC family transcriptional regulator: MDIHFILDEMEIQAHPFALCELNGACDLDLGKDPLATLHYVLAGEGELVLPARPAIPVSRGSLILVPALKTHVLRSFGQIQDPIPSCNPDKLKMAHLIHNSDSQDKGQLIAICARISLSLRQMENLIDLVQEPIVENRTGENAFAAPIERLLQELAEPAPGSLAMVRALLMQCMIELVRRRFDDPLGGLEWMAALRDQRMWPVLRHILDTPGDSHSVESLASLAGMSRSGFAKRFQEAYGSGPMELLRDVRMRRAATMLLETDHPIERISHLIGFRSRSAFSRAFEGAIGLSPQKFRMQKKA, encoded by the coding sequence ATGGATATTCATTTTATTCTCGACGAAATGGAGATACAGGCCCATCCGTTTGCCTTGTGTGAGCTGAACGGTGCCTGCGATCTGGATTTGGGCAAAGACCCACTCGCCACGCTGCACTATGTGCTCGCCGGGGAGGGGGAGCTGGTGCTGCCCGCCCGCCCGGCCATCCCCGTTAGTCGTGGGTCTTTGATCCTTGTGCCTGCTCTCAAAACACATGTATTGCGCAGTTTTGGGCAGATTCAGGATCCGATTCCCAGCTGCAACCCCGACAAGCTGAAGATGGCTCACCTCATCCATAACAGTGACAGTCAGGATAAAGGCCAGTTGATCGCCATCTGCGCTCGCATTTCACTCAGCTTACGGCAGATGGAAAATCTGATTGATCTGGTGCAAGAGCCAATTGTCGAGAACAGAACCGGCGAAAATGCTTTCGCTGCACCTATTGAACGGTTGTTGCAAGAGCTTGCAGAACCTGCCCCAGGTAGCCTTGCTATGGTGCGCGCATTGTTGATGCAGTGCATGATTGAGTTGGTCCGCCGTCGGTTTGATGATCCCCTTGGTGGTTTGGAATGGATGGCTGCCTTACGCGATCAACGCATGTGGCCCGTTTTGCGACATATCCTTGATACGCCGGGAGATTCACACTCCGTTGAAAGCCTCGCCTCCCTGGCAGGCATGAGCCGCAGTGGGTTTGCCAAGCGGTTTCAGGAGGCCTATGGCAGCGGACCTATGGAACTGCTGCGAGATGTACGCATGCGCAGGGCCGCTACCATGCTGCTGGAAACCGACCATCCCATTGAGCGCATTTCACACCTCATCGGCTTCCGCAGCCGCAGTGCTTTCTCACGAGCATTCGAAGGTGCGATAGGCCTCTCGCCGCAGAAGTTCCGGATGCAGAAGAAAGCGTAG
- a CDS encoding cysteine hydrolase has protein sequence MCNDHDHKKTLSRRDALRGGLATAAAVGGVVVAGAAQAKSNDKAPDPYAPVANSVLPPSNMKLDLKRTALVITDPQNDFLSPKGVTWGVVGESVTRNNTVNNIERLFKAAKASDLTVAVSPHYYYPTDHGWKFEGALEKLMHNIGMFDRKSALNLDGFEGSGADWLELYKPYINDGKTIITSPHKVYGNDTNDLSLQLRKQGVDQVILAGMSANLCTESHMRELIEQGFEVGVVSDGTAAAIIPDGDGYLAALTNFRFIANAVWTTDEVVKLLQA, from the coding sequence ATGTGTAACGATCATGATCACAAGAAAACACTCAGCCGCCGCGACGCTCTGCGTGGTGGGCTTGCAACAGCAGCCGCTGTGGGCGGCGTTGTTGTAGCTGGTGCGGCACAAGCAAAGTCTAACGATAAGGCACCTGATCCTTATGCACCGGTTGCAAATTCTGTTCTGCCACCAAGCAACATGAAGCTGGATCTGAAGCGCACAGCTCTCGTTATTACAGACCCACAGAATGACTTCCTATCACCTAAAGGAGTTACATGGGGCGTGGTTGGCGAAAGCGTGACACGCAACAACACCGTCAACAACATCGAGCGTCTATTCAAAGCTGCAAAGGCCTCTGACCTTACCGTTGCTGTTTCTCCTCACTACTATTACCCAACCGATCATGGTTGGAAATTTGAGGGTGCACTTGAAAAACTGATGCACAACATTGGCATGTTTGACCGCAAAAGCGCGCTTAATCTGGATGGCTTTGAAGGTTCAGGCGCTGACTGGTTGGAGCTTTACAAGCCATACATCAATGACGGCAAAACCATTATCACCTCACCGCATAAGGTTTACGGCAACGATACCAACGACCTTTCTTTGCAACTGCGCAAGCAGGGTGTGGATCAGGTTATCCTTGCAGGCATGTCTGCAAACCTTTGCACCGAAAGCCACATGCGCGAATTGATCGAGCAAGGCTTTGAAGTCGGCGTCGTCAGCGATGGCACCGCAGCGGCTATCATTCCAGATGGTGATGGCTACCTCGCTGCTCTGACCAACTTCCGCTTTATTGCAAATGCGGTTTGGACCACAGATGAAGTCGTTAAGCTGCTCCAAGCTTAA
- a CDS encoding ABC transporter permease subunit, which translates to MSAHGPKLRDIKAISPWQRLFVLAMAVFTIAPFAPLIIQSLAFRWAWPNVLPTVWWHEQRTRSPFPLAWDYVFSPSSRVVEATLNTLGIGIVVTLLCLIICLPAARVLAQRDFRGKNQLEFLIALPLLLPEAAIGIALLMIFITLGLAGTYAGVILVHLIPTIPYMVRMLTAVYQGQGTEAEDHARVLGASRRQVFFKVTLPMILPGVIAGSLFTFLVSTNLFLLTFFIGQGKIITLPTLLFAKISGGALDATGAGIALVASIPGIILLIFTDRFIRNYPLAE; encoded by the coding sequence ATGAGTGCTCACGGCCCCAAACTGCGAGATATCAAAGCCATAAGTCCTTGGCAGCGCTTGTTCGTGCTTGCAATGGCAGTGTTCACCATCGCACCGTTTGCACCTCTTATCATTCAGTCTCTGGCATTTCGGTGGGCATGGCCAAATGTCCTGCCAACCGTGTGGTGGCATGAACAGCGCACGCGATCTCCTTTTCCACTGGCGTGGGATTATGTTTTCTCCCCCAGCTCCCGCGTGGTGGAAGCAACACTTAACACCCTTGGCATCGGGATTGTTGTGACCTTGCTGTGCCTGATCATTTGTTTGCCCGCTGCTCGCGTGTTGGCACAAAGGGATTTTCGCGGCAAAAATCAGTTGGAGTTTTTGATAGCGCTGCCGTTGCTTCTACCAGAAGCTGCGATAGGTATTGCTTTGCTGATGATCTTCATCACACTGGGTTTGGCTGGAACCTATGCAGGCGTGATCCTCGTTCACTTGATCCCGACAATACCTTACATGGTACGGATGTTAACTGCTGTCTACCAAGGGCAGGGAACCGAGGCGGAAGACCATGCCCGGGTGCTGGGTGCAAGCCGCAGGCAGGTGTTTTTCAAGGTGACGCTGCCGATGATTTTGCCGGGCGTCATTGCAGGCTCATTGTTCACGTTTCTGGTCTCCACCAACCTGTTTTTGCTGACGTTTTTCATCGGGCAGGGCAAAATCATTACGTTGCCGACCCTTCTGTTTGCGAAAATCTCAGGCGGCGCGTTGGACGCAACTGGCGCAGGCATCGCCCTAGTTGCATCAATCCCCGGCATAATCCTGCTTATTTTCACAGATCGCTTCATCCGCAACTACCCATTGGCTGAGTGA
- a CDS encoding ABC transporter permease subunit: protein MPEARPANTQTTAMTNRMQTLRDVAEVTPLLVVLVGLFGGAVLLGVLQSFGYAPWFGINDFPTTIYFERLWFSPGFWVSLGYTLYYGFAATLIGLVISVPLSIALSKRFKSSRLFAALIRLPLMVPYTVGIALALIMLGNGGLLSRFSAAVGWIDDPSQFARILKTHWGWGIIAVYVWKQVPFMTLTLAAVLARKGEDTVEAAMVLGATTQQIFWRVTLPQIMPGIVSASLICFAFNIGAFEAPLILGGGYPDTLPVLAWRYFQDANYAFQLQGMAVVVSLALVSGVFLAAYLLGYRRYERARGRV, encoded by the coding sequence ATGCCTGAGGCACGTCCAGCCAACACCCAAACGACCGCGATGACGAACAGGATGCAGACACTGCGCGATGTGGCAGAAGTAACGCCATTACTTGTGGTTTTGGTGGGTTTGTTTGGTGGGGCCGTTTTACTGGGAGTTTTGCAAAGCTTTGGTTATGCACCTTGGTTCGGCATTAATGACTTCCCAACCACTATTTATTTCGAGCGCCTTTGGTTCTCGCCCGGATTCTGGGTGTCTTTGGGCTATACGCTCTATTATGGATTTGCAGCAACGCTGATTGGCCTCGTCATTTCAGTGCCTCTTAGTATTGCTCTTTCAAAACGCTTCAAAAGCTCTCGCCTTTTTGCAGCTCTCATCCGCTTGCCGTTGATGGTGCCTTATACAGTTGGTATCGCGCTAGCTTTGATTATGCTCGGTAACGGTGGATTGCTCTCCCGGTTCTCCGCAGCAGTTGGCTGGATTGACGACCCATCACAGTTTGCGCGTATTCTGAAAACTCATTGGGGTTGGGGCATCATTGCTGTTTATGTCTGGAAGCAAGTTCCGTTCATGACGCTGACCTTAGCTGCTGTTCTTGCCCGCAAAGGCGAGGATACGGTTGAAGCGGCCATGGTGCTGGGCGCGACGACACAGCAGATTTTCTGGCGGGTCACTCTTCCGCAGATTATGCCCGGTATTGTGTCAGCCTCTCTCATCTGTTTTGCATTCAACATTGGGGCCTTTGAAGCACCGCTTATCCTTGGAGGCGGTTATCCTGATACCCTTCCTGTTCTGGCATGGCGGTATTTTCAGGATGCCAACTACGCATTTCAGTTGCAAGGCATGGCTGTTGTGGTCTCGTTAGCGCTGGTTTCCGGGGTATTCCTCGCGGCGTATTTGCTGGGTTATCGCAGATATGAACGTGCACGGGGGAGAGTTTAG
- a CDS encoding ABC transporter substrate-binding protein encodes MGRSKALTQQMLLASTLALASLSGAAQAEDAPGLFRSEFLKGNLGWEDVTTKARAQGTVNFYYWGGSDILNLWMDQVAQPALAAEGVKLNPVRITATKDTIDVVIAELAAGRGEEQGSVDLIWVNGENFYSLKQQNALWGAFANRLPNSMNFEWDESDTRSLLNLRDFGVKTGYQEMPWSGEQYVCSVNRAHVPVENTPTTFSQLKTYLKANPGKFTYVKPPHYLGNTFVQSVLYAHNPDGTGAEPYQKSFEELGGAELARLMTPGFEYLKSLEPLLLGGSSGSPRYAENSGELDNLFLNSEVNFSCKFGVFGNHNGLITGAYPEQAEEMIFPTGNMIKNKNYLAVPLNSPNPAAALVAINYFSSMEAQASMLKTAGMPVGLDLWRLTAEENAVVEAAAPPHYGVTQQDFDDNIAPDTNASLVDVIEATWLAVIERKEDKPLADIIAEFSGELNN; translated from the coding sequence ATGGGAAGATCGAAAGCACTCACACAGCAAATGCTTCTTGCAAGCACGCTCGCCTTGGCAAGCTTGAGCGGTGCTGCACAGGCAGAAGACGCGCCGGGCCTGTTCCGCAGTGAGTTCTTGAAAGGCAACCTTGGTTGGGAAGATGTGACGACCAAAGCGCGTGCACAAGGCACCGTCAATTTCTATTATTGGGGTGGGTCTGACATCCTCAACCTGTGGATGGATCAAGTAGCCCAGCCAGCACTTGCTGCCGAAGGGGTAAAACTCAATCCGGTCCGCATCACTGCAACAAAAGATACCATTGATGTTGTGATCGCAGAACTGGCGGCCGGACGCGGTGAGGAACAGGGTAGCGTTGATCTGATTTGGGTGAATGGCGAGAACTTCTACTCTTTAAAGCAGCAAAATGCGCTTTGGGGTGCTTTTGCCAATCGCCTGCCAAATTCTATGAACTTCGAATGGGATGAATCTGATACCCGTTCGCTTTTGAACCTGCGCGATTTCGGCGTTAAGACCGGCTACCAGGAAATGCCATGGTCTGGTGAGCAATATGTGTGCTCCGTCAACCGCGCTCATGTTCCTGTCGAAAATACACCCACTACATTTTCACAGCTCAAGACCTACTTGAAAGCCAATCCGGGCAAGTTCACCTATGTGAAGCCGCCTCATTATCTGGGCAACACCTTCGTGCAGTCTGTGCTTTATGCCCATAATCCAGATGGGACTGGGGCGGAGCCCTACCAGAAATCCTTTGAAGAGCTCGGCGGCGCGGAGTTGGCTCGCCTGATGACACCCGGTTTTGAGTACCTAAAAAGCCTCGAGCCGTTGCTGCTTGGCGGAAGTTCCGGTTCGCCGCGCTATGCTGAAAACTCGGGAGAGCTGGACAATCTGTTCCTCAACTCGGAGGTCAATTTCAGCTGTAAGTTTGGCGTGTTTGGCAACCACAATGGTTTGATCACAGGTGCTTATCCTGAACAGGCAGAAGAGATGATCTTCCCGACTGGCAACATGATCAAAAACAAGAACTACCTTGCCGTGCCGTTGAACAGCCCGAACCCGGCTGCAGCTCTTGTTGCTATTAATTACTTCTCCTCCATGGAAGCGCAGGCCTCCATGTTGAAGACAGCAGGAATGCCGGTTGGGCTGGATCTATGGCGCTTAACTGCAGAGGAAAACGCCGTTGTGGAAGCCGCAGCACCACCGCATTATGGCGTGACTCAGCAAGACTTTGACGACAACATTGCACCTGACACAAACGCAAGCCTTGTTGATGTGATTGAGGCGACCTGGCTGGCCGTTATTGAGCGCAAAGAAGATAAACCGCTTGCTGATATCATTGCCGAATTTTCAGGTGAGCTGAACAACTAA
- a CDS encoding ABC transporter ATP-binding protein, with protein MTKVQLKDVSRVFSGAPAVDRINLDVSSGEFLVLLGPSGCGKTTSLRMVCGLEQPTSGSIWFDGRDVTNLPVQNRKVGLVSQRFGLFPHMTVEQNVAFGLSVRGMPLQQQNQLVGEMLEVVRLSAFAKRFPPQLSGGQMQRVAIARTLVTKPDVLLLDEPMASLDTLLRTEMRQFIRDLHDEYGMTTLLVTHDQIEAMDLADRIAVMFDGRIAQLAAPDEIYQQPANEQTARFMGHSNIFECCTHSSSHIQSPFGPLKFSVKSNIKLEDPTKAMVRYESITLGDALAPVGPNIFSGLIKRAEFLGAMMRYTLQVGEGSLTVEEASTLKRKTGDAVTVTLPPEQIWLLQ; from the coding sequence GTGACGAAGGTTCAACTCAAAGATGTATCAAGAGTATTCTCCGGCGCGCCTGCGGTTGATCGGATAAATCTTGATGTGTCCAGTGGTGAATTTCTCGTTCTTCTAGGCCCCTCTGGTTGCGGTAAAACCACCAGTTTGCGTATGGTTTGCGGATTGGAACAGCCGACCTCGGGTTCAATTTGGTTTGATGGCCGGGATGTGACCAATCTGCCTGTTCAGAATCGTAAGGTTGGCCTTGTTTCTCAACGCTTTGGCTTATTTCCCCACATGACCGTGGAACAGAATGTTGCATTTGGTTTGTCCGTCCGCGGAATGCCCTTGCAACAGCAAAACCAGTTAGTTGGAGAAATGCTGGAGGTTGTGCGCCTTTCCGCTTTTGCCAAGCGCTTTCCTCCTCAACTCTCTGGTGGGCAAATGCAACGTGTCGCTATTGCCCGCACACTGGTGACAAAACCAGATGTGCTGCTCTTGGATGAACCAATGGCCAGCCTCGACACGCTTCTGCGCACCGAAATGCGCCAATTTATTCGTGATTTGCATGATGAATACGGCATGACAACGCTGCTCGTCACGCATGATCAAATTGAGGCGATGGATCTGGCAGACCGGATTGCGGTTATGTTTGATGGGCGTATTGCGCAGTTGGCAGCGCCCGATGAGATCTACCAGCAACCAGCCAATGAGCAGACAGCACGCTTCATGGGGCACTCCAATATTTTTGAATGTTGCACGCACTCCAGTTCGCATATTCAAAGCCCATTCGGGCCCTTGAAATTTAGCGTTAAATCAAACATCAAACTAGAAGATCCCACCAAGGCGATGGTGCGATATGAGAGCATCACTTTAGGGGATGCATTGGCTCCGGTAGGGCCTAACATCTTTTCTGGCCTTATCAAACGAGCAGAATTTCTTGGCGCTATGATGCGCTATACGCTTCAGGTAGGAGAGGGATCTCTGACCGTCGAAGAAGCATCTACACTTAAACGAAAAACAGGCGATGCGGTTACTGTAACCCTTCCGCCAGAACAAATATGGCTGTTGCAATAA
- a CDS encoding lysozyme inhibitor LprI family protein codes for MNFLQTLFLCISLIVLTGTDIFATEAPTELEAGAVAKCVEENGGGYPAMMCYGETMQSCIGDSYQNNRMIYCAVQEYMVWDQRLNAAYQAIMKLASFNVKSSLKSAQRSWIEFRDETCSANALIYEGGSHASLAMSVCMGDQTAVRSLQLEQFLEELAPK; via the coding sequence ATGAATTTTCTTCAAACACTATTCCTGTGTATTTCCCTTATTGTTTTGACGGGCACAGATATTTTCGCAACCGAAGCCCCCACTGAACTGGAAGCTGGCGCTGTAGCAAAATGTGTGGAGGAGAATGGCGGCGGTTATCCCGCCATGATGTGCTACGGCGAGACTATGCAATCCTGCATTGGTGATAGCTACCAAAACAACCGCATGATCTATTGTGCGGTTCAAGAGTACATGGTGTGGGACCAGCGTTTAAATGCTGCCTATCAGGCAATTATGAAACTGGCGAGTTTTAACGTGAAATCCAGCCTGAAGTCCGCGCAACGCTCTTGGATTGAATTCCGTGATGAAACCTGTTCGGCAAATGCATTGATTTATGAGGGAGGGTCTCATGCCAGTCTGGCCATGTCAGTTTGCATGGGTGATCAGACAGCAGTCCGGAGTTTGCAGTTAGAGCAGTTTCTGGAAGAACTGGCTCCAAAGTAA
- a CDS encoding SDR family oxidoreductase yields the protein MKDFAGKTVVITGAGSGIGRAFAMKFADLGAKLALNDHDVERLRETHELVHTKYPNCQIFTCDFDVADRLEMQRFAIEVQSLVGSAHVVVNNAGIRGAAKPFYAMAPDDFQRTMNVNFNGVVNGTQAFLPQLIKQSEAALVNISSIYGLLGIPNNSDYCASKFAIRGFTEALMVEFYKTPVEIYGVYPGGAATNIVNGAQYEAYKAKYLTTPPAKLVNVIVKGMAKKQPNISYGNSSLAIRLAVALLPRRLLNRLLWSEMQQFIDPEDYAKFR from the coding sequence ATGAAAGACTTTGCAGGCAAAACAGTTGTGATAACGGGTGCCGGTTCTGGAATAGGCCGAGCATTTGCGATGAAATTCGCCGACCTCGGTGCGAAACTAGCACTCAACGATCACGATGTTGAGCGGCTGCGGGAAACGCATGAACTGGTCCATACCAAATACCCAAATTGTCAGATCTTCACTTGTGATTTTGATGTGGCAGATCGGTTGGAAATGCAGCGGTTTGCCATAGAAGTGCAAAGTTTGGTTGGTTCCGCTCATGTGGTGGTCAACAATGCAGGAATACGGGGCGCTGCCAAGCCGTTTTATGCAATGGCGCCAGATGATTTTCAGCGCACTATGAATGTAAATTTCAATGGAGTTGTAAACGGAACGCAAGCGTTTTTGCCGCAACTGATTAAGCAGAGCGAAGCTGCGCTGGTCAATATCTCCAGCATCTATGGCTTACTCGGCATCCCCAACAATTCAGACTACTGCGCGTCAAAATTTGCGATCCGTGGATTCACAGAGGCGTTGATGGTCGAGTTCTATAAAACACCCGTCGAGATTTACGGTGTTTATCCAGGTGGAGCAGCAACAAACATAGTCAATGGCGCGCAATATGAGGCTTACAAGGCGAAATATCTAACAACGCCGCCTGCCAAACTGGTGAATGTTATTGTTAAAGGTATGGCCAAGAAACAACCGAATATCAGTTATGGGAACAGCTCGCTGGCTATAAGACTTGCCGTAGCACTTCTACCGCGCCGGCTGTTGAATAGGCTGTTGTGGAGTGAAATGCAGCAGTTTATAGATCCTGAAGACTATGCGAAATTCAGATAA